In one window of Prevotella sp. E13-17 DNA:
- a CDS encoding DEAD/DEAH box helicase, with amino-acid sequence MEASELFQICTELAMADPSGPAIRQMHELLVLASAQGCSQQGGTFGNLFSQIDWVCKQLRIPRDETQAIQTARRHSNQAQLPAADDWRYDLRAVARYISRVFQADIPGSLLRLLPVNAQPHAERLKVNKLYIRCIVRSFDSHLITVDADEGEFLVDYGNTDQGRDFAYLQKVLRPGMQLNLLDCHVESNLIIPLVIVVEPDFLLDISSLAACFTAYGHHPLLYTLNRLKPQVNTQAVLLGNFAGTALDDIIHHPDATLRQSLERSYREQADRIRACEDFDREKFEEAAAVQMKNIREAVAVLAPQQALLEPSFVCERLGLQGRVDLMTTDMRLLVEQKSGKNMKIEYQSHDSHGMQLENHYVQLLLYYGILHYNFGKTDRQVDTRLLYSRYPADRGLVAVNYYRTLFREAIRLRNQIVATELLIARDGFGRILPLLNADVIYKGVPRDGFFHRFILPETERLISRLSHLTSLERAYFERMMTFVYREQQCQKLGVVEGQGGATSYLWQMPLSEKRETGNIYTDLTVTDRQRSTYDGGYDLLTLQLSDEALHAPINFRMGDMVYLYQYASQPDVRQSILYKGVLQDIKNNHLVVLLNDGQQNPDIFPLSSTHWAIEHGGSDVGTNSQIRGLYQFMTAPQLRRQLLLGQRQPEADTSAALSQRYHPHYDDILLRVKQSRDYFLLVGPPGTGKTSMALRFMVEEELKTAPADQSLLLMAYTNRAVDEIRAMLCDAGLADNDRILTGTTSMMQARPFLMAGRHFSVAIIDEASQILEPSIIGLLSNCAIDRFVMIGDHKQLPAVVQQTAEQAAVCNEELLSIGLSDCRQSLFERLYRWEQRQGRTQFIGTLNHQGRMHPDIASFPSAMFYQQEQLQPVPLRHQLETALNYDQPARDALDQLLKTRRMLFLPVVPQQPLLSPKSNADEAEVVADLLRRIRRFYGDHFDAHKTVGVIVPYRNQIAAIRQALGDEAAFADVTIDTVERYQGSQREVIIYSFTVSRRYQLDFLTNNSYIDSDGSVVDRKLNVALTRARRQMLMVGNPTVLQANPLFAQLMARFS; translated from the coding sequence GTGGAAGCAAGCGAACTGTTTCAGATATGCACCGAACTGGCAATGGCCGACCCCTCGGGGCCGGCCATACGTCAGATGCACGAACTGCTGGTGCTTGCTTCTGCCCAAGGATGCAGTCAGCAAGGCGGCACGTTTGGCAACCTCTTCTCACAGATAGACTGGGTCTGCAAGCAGTTACGCATCCCTCGCGACGAGACACAGGCCATCCAGACAGCCCGTCGCCACTCCAATCAGGCGCAGCTGCCTGCTGCCGACGACTGGCGCTACGACCTTCGGGCGGTGGCTCGCTACATCTCACGTGTCTTCCAGGCAGACATCCCTGGCTCGTTGCTTCGGCTGCTGCCTGTCAACGCCCAGCCTCATGCCGAACGGCTGAAGGTCAACAAACTCTATATTCGCTGCATCGTCCGCTCGTTCGACAGTCATTTGATCACCGTCGATGCCGACGAGGGCGAGTTCCTGGTGGATTATGGCAACACCGACCAGGGGCGCGACTTCGCTTACTTGCAGAAGGTGCTTCGCCCCGGCATGCAGCTCAACCTGTTGGATTGTCACGTCGAGAGCAACCTCATCATCCCCCTTGTCATCGTCGTCGAACCCGACTTTCTCCTCGACATTTCTTCGCTGGCAGCATGTTTCACCGCCTATGGCCACCATCCGCTGCTCTACACACTGAACCGACTGAAGCCTCAGGTCAACACACAGGCTGTCTTGCTGGGTAACTTTGCAGGTACGGCGCTCGACGACATCATCCATCATCCCGATGCCACCTTGCGGCAGTCGCTCGAGCGGTCCTATCGCGAACAGGCCGATCGCATCCGTGCTTGCGAGGACTTCGACCGAGAGAAATTTGAAGAGGCGGCTGCCGTGCAGATGAAGAACATCCGCGAGGCGGTGGCTGTGCTGGCACCGCAGCAGGCATTGCTCGAGCCCTCGTTCGTCTGCGAACGACTGGGGCTGCAAGGACGTGTGGACCTGATGACCACCGACATGCGGCTGCTGGTGGAACAGAAGTCGGGCAAGAACATGAAGATAGAATACCAGAGCCACGACAGCCACGGCATGCAGCTGGAGAACCACTACGTGCAGCTGCTGCTCTACTATGGCATCTTGCACTATAACTTCGGCAAGACCGACCGCCAGGTGGACACCCGTCTGCTCTACTCGCGCTATCCTGCCGACCGCGGACTGGTGGCGGTGAACTACTACCGCACGTTGTTTCGCGAGGCCATCCGCCTGCGCAACCAGATTGTGGCCACCGAACTGCTCATTGCCCGCGACGGCTTTGGGCGCATCTTGCCGCTGCTCAACGCTGACGTCATCTATAAAGGGGTGCCGCGCGATGGCTTCTTCCACCGTTTCATACTTCCCGAAACAGAACGTCTCATTTCCCGCTTATCACATCTCACCTCGCTTGAGCGCGCCTATTTCGAGCGCATGATGACCTTTGTCTATCGCGAACAGCAATGCCAGAAGCTGGGCGTCGTTGAAGGACAGGGCGGCGCCACCAGCTACTTGTGGCAGATGCCCCTCAGCGAGAAACGCGAGACGGGCAATATCTATACCGACCTGACCGTCACAGACCGTCAGCGTTCGACCTACGATGGCGGCTACGACCTGCTCACGTTGCAGCTCTCAGACGAAGCACTTCATGCCCCCATCAACTTCCGCATGGGCGACATGGTCTATCTCTATCAGTACGCCTCGCAGCCCGATGTGCGCCAGAGCATTCTCTATAAGGGCGTGCTGCAAGACATCAAGAACAACCATCTGGTGGTTCTGCTGAACGACGGTCAGCAAAACCCCGACATCTTTCCGCTTTCATCGACCCACTGGGCCATCGAACATGGTGGCAGCGATGTGGGCACCAACAGTCAGATACGCGGTCTCTATCAGTTCATGACGGCGCCTCAGCTGCGCCGGCAGTTGCTGCTGGGACAGCGCCAACCCGAGGCAGACACCTCAGCGGCGCTCTCACAGCGCTATCATCCCCACTACGACGACATCCTGCTGCGGGTCAAGCAGTCGCGCGACTACTTCCTGCTGGTGGGTCCGCCGGGCACCGGCAAGACCTCCATGGCACTGCGTTTCATGGTCGAAGAGGAACTGAAAACAGCTCCTGCCGACCAGTCTCTTCTGCTCATGGCCTACACCAACAGGGCGGTCGATGAGATCCGAGCCATGCTCTGCGATGCCGGTCTGGCCGACAACGACCGCATCCTGACGGGCACCACGTCGATGATGCAGGCACGCCCCTTCCTCATGGCTGGCCGCCACTTTTCCGTAGCCATCATCGACGAAGCCTCGCAGATACTCGAGCCCAGCATCATCGGACTGCTCAGCAACTGTGCCATCGACCGCTTTGTGATGATTGGCGACCACAAGCAGTTGCCTGCCGTGGTGCAACAGACGGCCGAACAGGCTGCCGTCTGCAACGAGGAACTGCTTTCCATCGGCCTCAGCGACTGTCGCCAGTCGCTCTTTGAGCGTCTCTACCGCTGGGAACAACGGCAAGGGCGCACGCAGTTCATTGGCACCCTGAACCATCAAGGACGCATGCACCCCGACATTGCCTCGTTCCCCAGCGCCATGTTCTACCAGCAAGAGCAGTTGCAGCCCGTGCCTCTGCGCCACCAACTAGAGACCGCACTGAACTACGATCAGCCTGCCCGCGATGCCCTTGACCAGTTGCTCAAGACGCGTCGCATGCTCTTCCTGCCCGTGGTTCCCCAGCAGCCGCTCCTTTCGCCAAAGTCCAATGCCGACGAGGCAGAGGTGGTGGCCGACCTCTTGCGTCGCATCCGCCGCTTCTACGGTGACCACTTCGATGCTCATAAGACCGTGGGCGTCATCGTGCCCTACCGCAATCAGATAGCAGCCATCCGCCAGGCCTTGGGCGATGAAGCCGCCTTTGCCGACGTCACCATCGATACCGTCGAGCGCTATCAGGGTTCGCAGCGCGAGGTCATCATCTATTCGTTCACCGTCAGCCGGCGCTATCAGCTCGACTTCCTGACCAACAACAGCTATATCGACAGTGATGGCAGCGTGGTGGACCGCAAACTCAACGTGGCGCTGACGCGTGCTCGCCGCCAGATGCTGATGGTGGGCAACCCCACAGTGCTGCAGGCAAACCCCCTTTTCGCCCAGCTCATGGCGAGATTTTCTTAG
- a CDS encoding thioesterase family protein, translated as MKYIFETRMEVRDYECDIEGIVNNAQYVHYCEHTRHLFLKECGLSFAEMHNKGVDAVVARMQLQYKVPLRPDDEFISRLNLTKEGIKYVFHQDIYRASDEQLCFRGKIELVCLINGRLGNSEDYDAAFQKFIQ; from the coding sequence ATGAAATACATTTTTGAGACACGCATGGAGGTTCGTGACTACGAATGCGACATAGAGGGAATCGTTAACAATGCTCAGTATGTGCACTACTGCGAGCACACCCGCCACCTCTTCCTGAAAGAGTGCGGTCTGTCGTTTGCCGAGATGCACAACAAAGGCGTTGACGCCGTCGTGGCACGCATGCAACTGCAATACAAGGTGCCCCTGCGACCCGATGATGAGTTTATCTCACGACTGAACCTCACCAAGGAAGGCATCAAGTATGTGTTCCATCAAGATATCTATCGTGCCAGCGACGAACAGTTGTGCTTTCGCGGTAAAATAGAGCTGGTGTGTCTCATCAATGGTCGTCTGGGCAATAGCGAAGACTATGACGCGGCCTTTCAAAAATTCATTCAATGA
- the dusB gene encoding tRNA dihydrouridine synthase DusB: MKIGNIEFGSQPVFLAPMEDVTDIGFRLLCKRFGASMVYTEFVSAEALIRDVKTTQQKLVISDEERPVGIQIYGRDVDAMVEAAKIVEQAGPDLIDLNFGCPVKKVAGKGAGAGMLQNIPLMLEITRKVVDAVKLPVTVKTRLGWNHEQLIITDLAEQLQDCGIQALTIHGRTRAQMYTGEADWTLIGEVKRNPRITIPVIGNGDITSPEEAKRAFEQYGVDAIMVGRATFGRPWIFKEIRDYLDHGTTDETFDFNQKLDVLEEQLRINVERIDELRGILHTRRHLAATPIFKAIPNFRQTRIAMLRTNKMDELLAILEDTRKLLG, encoded by the coding sequence ATGAAAATAGGAAATATTGAATTTGGTTCGCAGCCGGTGTTTCTGGCACCGATGGAGGATGTCACCGACATTGGGTTCCGTCTGCTTTGCAAGCGCTTCGGTGCTTCTATGGTATATACTGAGTTTGTCAGTGCCGAGGCCTTGATACGCGATGTGAAGACGACGCAGCAGAAGCTGGTCATCAGTGACGAAGAGCGCCCCGTAGGTATTCAAATCTATGGTCGCGACGTGGATGCGATGGTCGAAGCTGCTAAGATCGTAGAACAGGCCGGTCCTGATCTCATCGACCTGAACTTTGGTTGTCCGGTGAAGAAAGTGGCTGGCAAAGGTGCTGGCGCCGGCATGCTGCAGAACATTCCTCTGATGCTGGAAATCACACGTAAGGTGGTGGATGCCGTCAAGTTGCCCGTCACCGTGAAGACGCGCTTAGGCTGGAACCACGAACAGCTGATCATCACCGACCTGGCCGAACAGTTGCAGGACTGCGGCATCCAGGCTCTCACCATTCATGGGCGTACGCGTGCTCAGATGTACACTGGCGAGGCCGACTGGACTCTGATTGGCGAGGTGAAACGCAATCCTCGCATCACAATACCTGTCATCGGCAATGGCGACATCACCTCGCCCGAAGAGGCTAAGCGGGCCTTTGAACAGTATGGTGTAGATGCTATCATGGTGGGACGCGCCACCTTCGGACGCCCTTGGATCTTCAAGGAGATTCGCGACTATCTGGATCACGGCACCACCGACGAGACTTTCGATTTCAACCAGAAATTGGATGTTCTTGAAGAGCAACTGCGCATCAATGTGGAACGCATCGACGAACTTCGTGGCATCCTTCATACCCGTCGCCATTTGGCGGCCACGCCTATTTTCAAGGCTATACCAAACTTCCGCCAGACGCGCATCGCCATGTTGCGCACCAACAAGATGGACGAGTTGCTCGCCATCCTCGAAGACACCAGAAAACTATTGGGATAG
- a CDS encoding alpha-L-arabinofuranosidase C-terminal domain-containing protein has translation MKLPLKKLMLAMLCMSSAIMVAQNKVLIYSPHPSAGLHAALQKGNDWKHLGQLCSSDYGTWGAEKKMYNPTLCRANDGTWRLVFQVNTTSPCVAVAYGLSLVTWRPQDYALMKTKNCLEPVVRAKGKDFEIQFVSDGKRYGVKADTDFRRFSKEQLLADDQAFTVTRVSASVDGKEVKGQVFDLNDNELLGVREYFTNLANDADLSSERMYDDAKTFEKVLDKDDPTVFGILDVDMRKEKVISDKLIGIFFEDISYAADGGLYAELIQNRDFEYSGKDRRGWHATTAWHASEPIRIATTYPLTPQNPHYAILQSDTIVNEGWDGIAVERGKTYDFSMFIRGQKLFEIALLAEDGSVIARSQLKSKTINWQRYETTLVAQSTCSKARLAVIPIGKDEVAVDMISLFPRDTFKNRKNGLRKDLAETIAALHPKFVRFPGGCMSHGQGLDNIYHWNHTVGPLESRTPDKNIWNYHQTRGLGFYEYFQFCEDIGAEPLPVLAAGVPCQNSANNADGLGGQQGGIPMADMPAYIDELCHLIEWANGNPQTNKWAKMRADAGHPEPFNLKYLGIGNEDIISTVFEERYEMICKMMHLLHPEIKICGTVGPFHFPSADYIEGWDFTKKHPQYQYMTDEHYYESTGWFMYHRDYYDNYDRKAPKVYLGEWAASTKVKRPNLETALAEALYLTDIERNGDVVEMTSYAPMLCKDGHSNWNPNMIYFDNTTVRTTPAYEIQRLFSVCSGNRYISSTLKLDHQDLDYRVGASVVRDSKSGSCYLKLVNALPATLKLTVKGVKIPQNAKCYQFTGKSVEDQHAKAEYLEVSDPTILPPYSFRIIKL, from the coding sequence ATGAAACTACCTTTGAAAAAACTAATGCTTGCTATGCTTTGTATGAGTTCTGCCATCATGGTGGCTCAAAACAAGGTGCTCATCTACTCTCCCCATCCATCGGCTGGCCTTCACGCAGCGCTTCAGAAAGGAAATGACTGGAAACATCTGGGACAACTGTGTTCCAGCGATTACGGCACATGGGGAGCAGAGAAGAAGATGTATAACCCCACCCTCTGCCGTGCCAACGATGGCACATGGCGGCTTGTTTTTCAAGTAAACACGACATCACCCTGCGTGGCGGTGGCCTATGGTCTCAGTCTGGTGACCTGGCGCCCGCAGGACTATGCCCTTATGAAAACCAAGAATTGTCTGGAGCCAGTGGTAAGAGCCAAAGGAAAAGACTTTGAGATACAGTTCGTGAGTGATGGCAAGCGTTATGGTGTGAAGGCAGATACCGACTTCCGTCGCTTTTCAAAAGAACAACTGCTGGCAGATGACCAGGCTTTCACAGTGACGCGCGTCAGTGCTTCGGTCGATGGAAAAGAAGTGAAAGGACAGGTGTTCGACCTGAACGACAACGAACTCCTTGGTGTTCGCGAGTATTTCACAAACTTGGCTAACGATGCCGACCTGTCGTCAGAACGCATGTATGACGATGCAAAGACCTTCGAGAAGGTGTTAGACAAAGACGACCCCACGGTCTTTGGCATTCTTGATGTAGATATGCGCAAGGAGAAAGTCATCAGCGACAAGCTGATAGGCATCTTCTTCGAGGATATCAGCTATGCGGCTGACGGTGGACTTTATGCCGAACTGATACAGAATCGCGACTTCGAATACTCTGGAAAAGACCGTCGTGGCTGGCATGCCACCACCGCTTGGCATGCTTCTGAGCCCATCCGCATTGCCACCACCTACCCCCTCACACCGCAAAATCCGCACTATGCCATTCTGCAGTCAGACACAATTGTGAATGAAGGATGGGACGGTATTGCCGTAGAACGAGGCAAGACATACGACTTCTCGATGTTCATTCGCGGACAGAAGCTGTTCGAGATTGCCCTGCTGGCCGAGGATGGAAGCGTGATTGCTCGTTCACAGTTGAAGTCGAAGACCATCAACTGGCAGCGCTATGAGACGACGCTGGTCGCTCAGTCCACCTGTTCAAAGGCTCGCCTGGCTGTGATACCAATCGGAAAAGACGAGGTGGCGGTGGATATGATTTCACTGTTCCCTCGCGACACCTTCAAGAACCGCAAGAATGGTCTGCGCAAAGACCTGGCTGAGACGATTGCCGCCTTGCATCCTAAGTTCGTGCGTTTCCCCGGTGGATGCATGAGTCATGGTCAAGGACTGGACAACATCTATCATTGGAACCACACCGTGGGACCGCTGGAGAGCCGCACACCCGACAAGAACATCTGGAATTACCACCAGACGCGCGGTCTGGGCTTCTACGAGTATTTCCAGTTCTGCGAGGATATCGGTGCCGAACCGCTACCCGTACTGGCTGCCGGTGTGCCCTGTCAGAACTCCGCCAACAATGCCGATGGACTTGGAGGACAGCAGGGAGGTATCCCCATGGCCGACATGCCTGCCTATATCGACGAACTCTGTCACCTGATTGAATGGGCCAACGGCAATCCTCAGACCAACAAATGGGCCAAGATGCGTGCAGATGCCGGTCATCCCGAGCCGTTCAATCTGAAGTATCTGGGCATTGGCAACGAGGACATCATCTCTACCGTCTTTGAGGAGCGCTACGAGATGATCTGCAAGATGATGCACCTGTTGCATCCCGAAATCAAGATTTGCGGTACGGTAGGTCCGTTCCACTTCCCTTCTGCCGACTATATAGAAGGTTGGGATTTCACCAAGAAGCACCCCCAATACCAGTATATGACCGACGAACACTATTATGAGTCAACAGGCTGGTTCATGTATCATCGCGACTATTACGACAACTACGACCGTAAGGCACCCAAGGTATATCTGGGCGAATGGGCTGCATCGACCAAGGTCAAACGCCCCAATCTGGAGACTGCACTGGCCGAGGCGCTCTATCTGACAGATATCGAACGCAATGGCGATGTGGTAGAGATGACATCCTATGCACCAATGTTGTGCAAGGATGGCCATTCCAACTGGAATCCAAACATGATCTATTTCGACAATACCACCGTCCGCACGACCCCAGCCTACGAGATACAACGCCTGTTCTCTGTGTGCAGTGGCAACCGATACATCAGCAGTACGCTGAAACTCGACCATCAAGACCTCGACTATCGTGTGGGAGCCAGTGTGGTGCGCGACTCAAAGAGTGGCTCTTGCTACCTGAAGTTGGTCAACGCCTTGCCTGCCACCCTGAAGCTCACTGTGAAGGGTGTCAAGATACCACAGAACGCAAAGTGCTACCAGTTCACGGGTAAAAGCGTGGAAGACCAGCATGCCAAAGCTGAATATCTGGAGGTATCAGACCCCACCATCCTGCCCCCCTATAGCTTTAGAATCATTAAACTTTAA
- a CDS encoding alpha-L-arabinofuranosidase C-terminal domain-containing protein, which produces MKTATLLTVNLLFAAATASAQVNLNIDIQQRGPKISPTHYGIFFEDINHAADGGLYAELIRNRSFEDGPKYGAPADMQAWCVDAEYPSEITCELIKPGKKVKLLNAAQHHALRLNVKATTAAPAFLVNEGYWGINAVQGRTYRLSFWAKGKYKGTIKARLQADSRTASVGSGVYAETVVSPTGLSKGVWTKYTATLRSDANDTKAQFALVFDGAGTIDVDMVSLFPPTFKNRENGMRPDLANMLWQMHPKFMRFPGGCFVEGQEDPENAFHWEKTIGPIEEREGHWNVNWGYRTTDGMGFHEYLQLAEDLGAKPLYVVNVGLWHGGKTPVEDIQPWIDECLSALEYANGDVTTKYGALRAKNGHPAPFNIEYLEIGNENNQPDQHQQSDRYYERYDKFRQVLREKYPHIKLIGNVVAWGDDNPKWESDLEVDLLDEHYYRNPAWFSDAFHKYDSYDRKGPKIYVGEYAVTSGFGDLGNMNAALGEAVYMMGIENNSDMVPLNSYAPIFVNENDAKWRPDMIRFNSSRVMGTPSYYVQMLMPQHLGTQVVKVQQDNPYETMRLQTSVTPKRSRAGFATWATKASFKPNNDMESVSGEWNFDGSLVSQRSMRDQCVAVEKHVIDGDHYTLKYRARKDSGREGFMIVFNYVNDQNYCWANFGGWGNTQHGIEQIVGGSKMQTDTKHGHIEQGRWYDITLQVAGDSVKAWLDNELVFDTMLKHDTSKGLFSSATIDENTNELIVKVVNTSDEATTAALNLSHFSAKCARVIRLVANDGMDENTLQQPTNIHPVEQILSPETAQKVLVEIPAFSLNIIRIRQ; this is translated from the coding sequence ATGAAAACAGCTACCTTACTAACTGTAAATCTCTTGTTTGCTGCAGCGACAGCAAGCGCACAAGTCAACCTGAACATTGATATTCAGCAGCGTGGACCCAAGATCAGTCCTACGCACTATGGCATCTTCTTCGAGGACATCAACCACGCTGCCGATGGCGGTCTCTATGCCGAACTGATTCGCAACCGCTCTTTTGAGGATGGTCCTAAGTATGGAGCACCCGCCGACATGCAGGCTTGGTGTGTGGATGCCGAGTATCCTTCTGAGATAACCTGCGAGCTGATCAAGCCAGGCAAGAAGGTGAAACTGCTGAATGCCGCCCAACATCATGCCTTACGCCTGAACGTCAAGGCCACCACGGCGGCACCAGCCTTCCTGGTGAACGAAGGCTATTGGGGCATCAATGCCGTGCAGGGGCGCACCTACCGCCTTTCGTTTTGGGCGAAAGGAAAGTATAAAGGCACCATCAAGGCCCGCCTGCAGGCCGACAGCCGAACCGCTTCTGTCGGCTCAGGGGTTTATGCCGAGACCGTTGTGTCGCCCACAGGTCTAAGCAAGGGCGTGTGGACCAAATATACAGCAACACTTCGCTCCGACGCCAACGATACCAAAGCTCAGTTTGCCTTGGTGTTTGATGGTGCAGGAACCATCGACGTAGATATGGTGAGCCTCTTCCCACCCACCTTCAAGAACCGCGAGAACGGCATGCGTCCCGACCTGGCCAACATGCTTTGGCAGATGCATCCCAAGTTCATGCGCTTCCCTGGTGGTTGTTTCGTAGAGGGACAGGAAGACCCAGAAAACGCCTTCCACTGGGAGAAGACCATCGGACCCATCGAGGAACGCGAAGGCCACTGGAACGTGAATTGGGGCTATCGCACCACCGACGGCATGGGTTTTCACGAATATCTGCAGTTGGCCGAGGACCTTGGCGCCAAGCCTCTCTATGTAGTCAACGTGGGCTTGTGGCACGGAGGCAAGACTCCCGTTGAAGACATCCAGCCTTGGATAGACGAATGTCTGTCCGCACTGGAGTATGCCAATGGCGATGTCACCACCAAATATGGTGCACTGCGTGCCAAGAACGGCCATCCCGCTCCCTTCAACATTGAGTATCTGGAGATAGGCAACGAGAACAACCAGCCCGACCAGCACCAACAGAGCGACCGTTATTATGAGCGCTACGACAAGTTCCGCCAGGTGCTGCGTGAGAAATATCCCCATATCAAACTGATCGGCAACGTCGTGGCCTGGGGCGACGACAATCCCAAATGGGAAAGCGACCTTGAGGTAGATCTGCTCGACGAGCACTATTACCGCAATCCCGCATGGTTCTCGGATGCTTTCCATAAGTATGACAGCTACGACCGCAAAGGACCGAAGATTTATGTCGGCGAGTATGCCGTGACCAGTGGCTTCGGTGATCTAGGCAACATGAACGCCGCACTGGGCGAGGCAGTCTATATGATGGGCATCGAGAACAATAGCGACATGGTGCCCCTGAACTCCTATGCCCCTATCTTTGTCAACGAGAACGATGCCAAGTGGCGTCCAGACATGATTCGTTTCAACTCCAGTCGGGTCATGGGCACACCGTCTTACTACGTGCAGATGCTCATGCCCCAGCACCTCGGCACTCAGGTGGTGAAGGTGCAGCAAGACAATCCCTACGAGACCATGCGCCTGCAGACATCGGTGACGCCCAAGCGCAGTCGTGCCGGCTTTGCCACATGGGCCACCAAGGCATCCTTTAAGCCCAACAATGACATGGAGAGCGTCAGCGGTGAGTGGAACTTTGATGGCAGCTTGGTCAGCCAGCGCAGCATGCGCGATCAGTGCGTGGCTGTCGAAAAGCACGTCATCGATGGCGATCACTACACGTTGAAGTATCGCGCCCGCAAGGATAGTGGCCGCGAAGGTTTTATGATTGTCTTCAACTACGTCAACGACCAAAACTACTGCTGGGCGAACTTCGGTGGTTGGGGCAACACCCAGCACGGCATCGAACAGATTGTGGGTGGCAGCAAGATGCAGACCGACACTAAGCATGGCCATATCGAACAGGGACGCTGGTATGACATCACCCTCCAGGTGGCTGGCGACAGCGTGAAGGCGTGGCTCGACAACGAGCTGGTCTTCGACACCATGCTGAAGCACGACACGTCGAAGGGGCTCTTCTCTTCTGCCACCATCGACGAGAATACCAACGAGCTGATTGTGAAAGTTGTGAACACCAGCGACGAGGCTACCACGGCAGCGCTCAACTTGAGCCATTTCTCGGCCAAGTGTGCCCGTGTCATCCGTCTGGTTGCTAACGATGGAATGGACGAAAATACGCTTCAGCAGCCCACGAACATTCATCCCGTAGAGCAGATTCTTTCTCCCGAAACTGCCCAGAAGGTGCTGGTAGAGATTCCGGCTTTCTCACTCAATATTATCCGAATCAGACAGTAA
- the dprA gene encoding DNA-processing protein DprA gives MNDEEVYYTIALTRMTGFNFQTALQLYRELGGGKAVYEHRNDIKEVMPDCSDRLAENLRDWSLPLARAAEEMEFISKHRIQPLLLGDEFYPQRLCECPDAPIILYYLGSAPLNQRRVINLIGTRHCTTYGKDLIQHFIRDLKRLCPDVLIVSGLAYGVDINAHRQALENGYDTLGVLAHGLDDLYPSVHRDTAKQMVNRGGLLTEYVSQTRSDKINFVKRNRIVAGMSDATILVESAAKGGGLITARIAMDYNRSVFAFPGPIGAPYSEGCNNLIRDNGAQLITNADDFVAFMGWQSDQQLKQAHDKGIERDLFPSLSPEEQTIVDVLGAIGDLQMDHLSLKSHMPVGQLTALLFQLEMKGVVRPMAGGTYHLLK, from the coding sequence ATGAACGACGAAGAAGTCTATTATACCATTGCGCTGACCCGCATGACGGGTTTCAACTTCCAGACTGCGCTGCAGCTGTATCGCGAGCTTGGTGGAGGTAAGGCCGTCTATGAACACCGCAATGATATAAAAGAGGTGATGCCCGACTGCTCTGACCGTTTGGCTGAGAACCTGAGAGACTGGTCATTGCCTTTGGCGCGTGCTGCCGAGGAGATGGAGTTCATCAGTAAACACCGTATTCAGCCGTTGTTGCTGGGCGACGAGTTCTACCCGCAGCGTCTCTGCGAATGCCCCGATGCGCCAATCATCCTGTACTATCTGGGCTCGGCACCACTCAATCAACGTCGTGTCATCAACTTGATTGGCACTCGCCACTGCACCACCTACGGCAAAGACCTGATTCAACACTTTATTCGCGACCTGAAGAGACTTTGTCCTGATGTGCTGATTGTCAGCGGACTGGCCTATGGCGTAGATATCAATGCCCACCGACAGGCTTTGGAGAACGGCTATGACACGTTGGGGGTGTTGGCCCACGGACTCGATGACCTCTATCCTTCTGTTCATCGCGACACGGCCAAACAGATGGTCAACCGTGGAGGACTGCTCACAGAATATGTGTCGCAGACTCGTTCTGACAAGATCAACTTCGTGAAGCGCAACCGTATCGTGGCTGGCATGAGCGATGCTACCATCTTAGTGGAAAGTGCTGCCAAAGGTGGAGGGCTCATCACCGCACGCATCGCTATGGACTACAACCGTTCGGTGTTTGCTTTTCCTGGGCCTATAGGAGCTCCTTACAGCGAGGGCTGCAATAACTTGATTCGTGACAACGGTGCTCAGCTCATCACCAATGCCGATGACTTCGTGGCATTCATGGGGTGGCAGTCTGACCAACAACTGAAGCAGGCACACGATAAGGGGATTGAACGTGACCTCTTTCCCAGTCTCTCGCCCGAGGAACAGACCATTGTTGACGTGCTTGGTGCCATTGGCGACCTGCAAATGGACCACTTGTCGCTGAAGTCGCACATGCCTGTCGGCCAGCTCACAGCCCTCCTCTTTCAACTGGAAATGAAAGGTGTGGTGCGCCCCATGGCTGGCGGCACCTATCACCTGCTGAAATAG